In the Staphylococcus condimenti genome, one interval contains:
- the guaC gene encoding GMP reductase encodes MKIFDYEDVQLIPNKCIVKSRSECDTSVQFGPKRFKLPVVPANMQTVMNEKLAEWFAENDYFYIMHRFDEEGRIPFIKKMQDKGLFASISVGVKDKEYDFVKELAEEGLKPEYITIDIAHGHSEQVINMIRQIKSYLPDTFVIAGNVGTPEGVRELENAGADATKVGIGPGRVCITKIKTGFGTGGWQLAAINHCSKAARKPMIADGGIRTHGDIAKSIRFGASMVMVGSLFAAHEESPGETVELDGKLYKEYFGSASEFQKGEHKNVEGKKMFVEHKGTLADTLTEMQQDLQSSISYAGGKDLDSLRKVDYVIVRNSIFNGDRD; translated from the coding sequence ATGAAGATATTTGATTATGAAGATGTACAATTGATTCCAAATAAATGTATCGTAAAGAGCCGTTCAGAGTGCGACACAAGCGTTCAATTCGGTCCTAAACGATTCAAATTGCCAGTCGTACCAGCAAATATGCAAACAGTTATGAATGAAAAATTAGCTGAATGGTTTGCTGAAAACGATTATTTCTATATTATGCATCGTTTTGATGAAGAAGGTCGTATTCCTTTCATCAAAAAAATGCAAGATAAAGGATTATTCGCATCTATTTCAGTAGGTGTTAAAGATAAAGAGTATGATTTCGTTAAAGAATTAGCAGAAGAAGGATTAAAACCGGAATATATCACAATTGATATTGCACATGGACATTCAGAACAAGTAATTAATATGATCCGTCAGATTAAATCTTATTTGCCTGATACTTTTGTAATTGCAGGAAATGTAGGTACACCTGAAGGAGTAAGAGAACTTGAAAATGCAGGAGCAGATGCTACTAAAGTAGGTATCGGACCTGGACGTGTATGTATTACTAAAATTAAAACTGGTTTTGGTACAGGCGGTTGGCAATTAGCTGCTATTAACCATTGTAGCAAAGCAGCTCGTAAACCAATGATTGCTGATGGCGGTATCAGAACACACGGTGATATTGCTAAATCTATCCGCTTCGGTGCTTCTATGGTTATGGTCGGATCATTATTTGCTGCACATGAAGAATCACCTGGAGAAACTGTTGAATTAGACGGTAAACTTTATAAAGAATACTTCGGCAGTGCGTCAGAGTTCCAAAAAGGCGAACATAAAAATGTTGAAGGTAAAAAGATGTTTGTTGAACATAAAGGTACATTAGCTGATACATTGACTGAAATGCAACAAGACTTGCAAAGTTCAATTTCATATGCAGGCGGTAAAGATTTAGATTCTTTACGCAAAGTAGATTATGTCATTGTGAGAAATTCTATTTTCAACGGTGACAGAGACTAA
- the rpmG gene encoding 50S ribosomal protein L33, producing the protein MRVNVTLACTECGDRNYITTKNKRNNPERIELMKYCPRLKKYTLHRETK; encoded by the coding sequence TTGCGCGTAAACGTAACTTTAGCTTGCACAGAATGCGGCGACCGTAATTATATTACTACTAAAAACAAACGTAACAATCCTGAACGTATTGAATTAATGAAATATTGTCCAAGATTAAAAAAATATACATTACACCGCGAAACTAAATAA
- a CDS encoding CcdC family protein, whose product MLYLVFSIGIAFIMGAVVIVIRMKAQQFPVNEKKLILPPIFMSTGALMFVVPYFRLSGMEIIEAIILGVLFSTVLIWTSRFEVKGSEIYMKRSKAFPIILISLLVIRTFIKVVVSNQIDPGQLAGMFFLLAFCMILPWRIAMLMKYKKLKKELIN is encoded by the coding sequence GTGTTATATCTCGTATTTTCTATCGGTATAGCATTCATAATGGGCGCTGTTGTTATAGTAATTAGAATGAAAGCACAACAATTTCCTGTTAATGAAAAGAAATTAATTTTACCACCTATATTTATGTCTACAGGTGCATTAATGTTCGTTGTTCCTTATTTTAGATTATCAGGTATGGAAATTATTGAAGCGATTATTTTAGGTGTACTTTTTTCAACAGTACTAATCTGGACATCTCGTTTTGAAGTAAAAGGTTCAGAAATCTATATGAAACGTTCTAAAGCGTTTCCGATTATTTTAATCTCATTGCTCGTTATCAGAACATTTATTAAAGTGGTTGTCAGTAATCAAATTGATCCTGGACAACTTGCAGGAATGTTCTTCTTGCTTGCATTCTGTATGATTTTACCATGGAGAATTGCTATGTTAATGAAATATAAAAAACTGAAAAAAGAACTTATAAATTAA
- the rpsN gene encoding 30S ribosomal protein S14 translates to MAKKSKVVKEQKREELVAKYYAKRQELKAKGDYEGLQKLPRDSSPTRLTRRCKVTGRPRGVMRKFEMSRIAFRDHAHKGQIPGVKKASW, encoded by the coding sequence ATGGCAAAAAAATCAAAAGTTGTTAAAGAACAAAAACGAGAAGAACTCGTTGCTAAATATTACGCAAAACGTCAAGAGTTGAAAGCTAAAGGTGACTATGAAGGTTTACAAAAATTACCAAGAGATTCATCACCTACACGTTTAACTCGCAGATGTAAAGTTACTGGAAGACCACGTGGTGTAATGAGAAAATTCGAAATGTCACGTATCGCATTCAGAGACCATGCGCATAAAGGTCAAATTCCAGGCGTTAAAAAAGCAAGTTGGTAA
- the sbcD gene encoding exonuclease subunit SbcD — protein sequence MKVIHTADWHLGKILNGQSFLEDQKYILKQFIKAMETENPDLIVIAGDLYDTSYPSKEAIQLLETTISELNLKLQIPIIMISGNHDGKARLNYGASWFEHSQLYIRTELATMHQPISFEEVDFYTLPFATLSEMQHYFPDENLKSYDEAVECCLKHMSAELDKNKLNVLIAHMTVAGGIRSESERPLTIGTVEQVPEKYMAHFDTVMLGHLHHPFSIQSNYVFYSGSLLQYSFSETNQPKGYRRVLLELPHEVKSTFVAMHPLRELEVIEATYDDVVQDRITVKNKDNYIHFKLSEMSHISDPIMNIKQLYKNVLALTNDSQTFEHQFTDREIKKLPDQTIIETFYEEMTHKDLSEIQKKKVTQLLNEIMRGDNI from the coding sequence TTGAAAGTTATACATACAGCTGATTGGCATCTAGGTAAAATTTTAAATGGCCAGTCATTTTTAGAAGATCAAAAGTATATTTTAAAACAATTTATTAAAGCCATGGAAACAGAAAATCCTGATTTGATTGTCATTGCAGGAGATTTATATGATACAAGTTATCCAAGCAAAGAAGCAATCCAACTATTAGAAACTACAATTAGTGAATTAAATTTGAAGTTGCAAATACCCATTATTATGATAAGCGGTAATCATGATGGTAAAGCACGATTAAATTACGGCGCTTCTTGGTTTGAGCACTCACAACTCTATATTCGTACAGAATTAGCGACAATGCATCAACCTATTTCATTTGAAGAAGTGGATTTTTATACGTTGCCTTTTGCGACGTTAAGTGAAATGCAACATTATTTCCCTGATGAAAATTTAAAATCTTATGATGAAGCAGTAGAATGTTGTTTAAAGCATATGAGTGCAGAGTTAGATAAAAATAAGTTGAATGTATTAATTGCCCATATGACCGTTGCAGGAGGAATCAGAAGCGAATCAGAACGACCTTTAACAATCGGTACTGTTGAGCAAGTACCAGAGAAATATATGGCGCATTTTGATACTGTGATGCTTGGGCATTTGCATCATCCGTTTAGTATCCAATCGAATTATGTTTTTTACAGCGGCTCGCTTTTACAGTATTCTTTTTCAGAAACAAACCAGCCGAAAGGTTACCGCCGTGTTTTATTAGAACTGCCGCATGAAGTAAAGAGTACTTTCGTAGCGATGCATCCTTTACGAGAACTTGAAGTGATAGAAGCAACTTATGATGATGTCGTTCAAGACAGAATTACAGTTAAAAATAAAGACAATTATATCCATTTCAAATTAAGTGAGATGTCACATATTTCAGATCCGATTATGAACATTAAACAACTATATAAAAATGTCCTCGCATTAACTAATGATTCTCAAACTTTTGAACACCAATTTACAGATCGTGAAATAAAAAAATTACCCGATCAAACTATCATCGAAACTTTCTATGAAGAAATGACACATAAGGATTTATCAGAAATACAAAAGAAAAAAGTAACACAGCTGCTGAATGAAATTATGAGAGGTGACAATATATGA
- a CDS encoding BCCT family transporter: MNSSQHGNNGKKLSPVFIYGSILVLIVVLAGAIFPSQFDKITNSVKLWITNDLGWYYLILTTIIVFFCVFLIFSPIGKLKLGKPNDKPEFNTISWFAMLFSAGMGIGLVFYGAAEPMGDFAAPPNAKPETAQAYTEALRSSFFHWGFHAWAVYGVVALALAYAQFRKGEAGLLSKTLRPILGDKVDGPIGTIVDVLAVFATVVGVAVSLGMGALQINGGLNYLFGIPNNVWVQGVIIIIVTILFIASAWSGLSRGIQYLSNLNIGLGAILMIIALIVGPTVLILDMMTSSTGSLFNSFLFNSFDTAALNPQKREWMSSWTLYYWGWWLSWSPFVGVFIARVSKGRSIREFMSGVLLVPAIVSFIWFSVFGVLGIETGKKHHELFKMAPETQLFGVFHHLPMGFVLSIVALLLIASFFITSADSATFVLGMQTSFGSLEPSSYIKVSWGIAQSLIAFILLFSGGDTGLNSLQSAAIISALPFSIIVILMMISFYKDANRERKFLGLTLMPNKHRLEEYVKYSQQDYEEDILDKRKARQQSEQSHS, translated from the coding sequence ATGAATTCTTCTCAGCATGGTAATAATGGCAAGAAGCTATCACCGGTATTTATTTACGGATCGATTCTAGTATTAATCGTTGTTTTAGCCGGAGCTATCTTTCCTAGCCAGTTTGACAAAATTACAAATAGCGTCAAACTTTGGATTACCAATGATTTGGGTTGGTATTACTTAATTCTAACTACGATAATCGTATTCTTCTGTGTATTCTTGATTTTCAGCCCGATCGGTAAACTTAAACTAGGGAAACCGAATGACAAACCTGAATTCAACACTATTTCTTGGTTTGCAATGTTATTCAGCGCTGGAATGGGAATTGGATTAGTGTTCTACGGCGCAGCTGAACCTATGGGAGATTTTGCTGCACCACCGAATGCTAAGCCAGAAACAGCACAAGCTTATACGGAAGCATTACGTTCTTCTTTCTTCCATTGGGGCTTCCACGCTTGGGCAGTATATGGCGTAGTTGCTTTGGCACTCGCTTATGCTCAGTTTAGAAAAGGAGAAGCTGGCCTATTATCTAAAACTTTACGTCCGATTTTAGGAGATAAAGTAGATGGACCTATCGGCACAATCGTTGACGTATTAGCAGTATTCGCAACAGTTGTCGGTGTTGCTGTATCACTAGGTATGGGTGCACTGCAAATCAATGGTGGATTAAATTACTTATTTGGAATTCCAAACAATGTTTGGGTTCAAGGTGTAATTATTATTATCGTTACAATTCTCTTTATCGCTTCAGCTTGGTCTGGCCTAAGCAGAGGTATCCAATATTTGAGTAACCTTAATATTGGATTAGGGGCAATATTAATGATTATCGCTTTAATTGTCGGACCAACAGTTCTTATTTTGGATATGATGACAAGCTCAACAGGTAGCTTATTCAATTCATTCTTATTCAACAGTTTTGACACTGCGGCATTAAATCCCCAAAAACGTGAATGGATGTCATCATGGACGCTATACTATTGGGGCTGGTGGTTAAGTTGGAGTCCATTCGTGGGTGTATTTATTGCCCGTGTTTCTAAAGGACGTTCAATCAGAGAATTTATGTCAGGCGTATTGCTAGTACCAGCAATTGTCAGCTTTATTTGGTTCAGCGTGTTTGGTGTACTAGGAATTGAAACTGGTAAAAAACACCATGAATTATTCAAAATGGCGCCTGAAACTCAATTATTCGGTGTGTTCCATCACTTGCCAATGGGCTTTGTATTATCTATTGTAGCGCTATTGTTGATTGCTTCATTCTTTATTACATCAGCAGACTCAGCAACATTCGTTTTAGGTATGCAAACTTCATTCGGTTCGTTAGAACCATCATCTTATATCAAAGTTTCATGGGGTATTGCACAATCACTTATCGCTTTCATTCTGTTATTTTCTGGTGGAGATACAGGATTAAACTCATTACAAAGTGCTGCGATAATCAGTGCGTTGCCATTCTCCATTATCGTTATACTGATGATGATCAGCTTCTACAAAGATGCGAACCGAGAACGTAAATTCTTAGGCTTGACATTAATGCCTAATAAACATCGCTTAGAAGAATATGTAAAATATTCTCAACAAGATTATGAAGAAGATATTTTAGATAAACGTAAAGCGCGTCAACAATCAGAACAATCTCATTCATAA
- the sosA gene encoding DNA damage-induced cell division inhibitor SosA, whose protein sequence is MIKKYQSAFLAYSAVLLTSFVLFSAFIISANQTDGKEQVYEMTDHTISTKAEQKAEREGYIKADGEQESKPLIAVLH, encoded by the coding sequence ATGATTAAGAAATACCAATCAGCTTTTTTAGCTTATTCTGCAGTGTTGTTAACTTCTTTTGTACTATTCTCAGCTTTTATTATAAGTGCAAACCAAACAGATGGCAAAGAACAAGTGTACGAAATGACAGATCATACAATATCGACTAAAGCAGAACAAAAAGCCGAACGTGAAGGATATATTAAAGCAGATGGCGAACAAGAAAGTAAACCTTTAATAGCTGTTCTGCATTAA
- the tkt gene encoding transketolase: MFDKKDELAVNTIRALSIDAVEKANSGHPGLPMGAAPMAYTLWTRHLNFNPNSNEYFNRDRFILSAGHGSALLYSLLHVSGSLELEELKQFRQWDSKTPGHPEFRHTQGVEVTTGPLGQGFAMSVGMAMAENHLAGKFNKPDANVVDHYTYVLASDGDLMEGISHEAASLAGHLQLDKLIALYDSNDISLDGDLDKAFSENIKQRFEAYGWNHILVKDGNDLEEINNAIEEAKKQKGPTMIEVKTVIGYGSPNKSGTHGVHGAPLGEDERKLTIENYHLDPEKRFYVPDEVYDIFNNTMLKRADENEAAWKKLVDKYSEEYPELADEFKKAINGELPKDYKEYLPEFEVGSESATRADSGEVIQALSEHVPSFFGGSADLAGSNKSNVKEAVDYDRNTPEGKNIWFGVREFAMGAAVNGMAAHGGLNPYGATFFVFSDYLKPALRLSAIMGLNSTFIFTHDSIAVGEDGPTHEPIEQLAALRSLPNMNVIRPADGNETRVAWEVALETENTPTSLVLTRQNLPVLDVPKETVEEGVRKGAYVVYESDAEPEYLLLATGSEVSLAVEAAKSFAESGKGIRVVSMPNWHAFEQQSKEYKDEILPPSITKRLAVEMGATLGWHKYVGLEGEVLGIDRFGASAPGGLVVEKYGFTKENVLKLLNNL, from the coding sequence ATGTTTGACAAAAAAGATGAACTTGCAGTTAATACGATAAGAGCATTAAGTATTGATGCAGTTGAGAAAGCAAATTCTGGTCATCCAGGTTTACCGATGGGTGCTGCGCCAATGGCATATACGCTTTGGACACGTCATTTGAACTTTAATCCTAATTCAAATGAATACTTTAATAGAGATAGATTCATCTTGTCTGCAGGACATGGTTCTGCATTGCTTTACAGCTTACTTCACGTATCAGGCAGCTTAGAATTAGAAGAGTTGAAACAATTTAGACAATGGGACTCTAAAACACCTGGACATCCTGAATTTAGACACACACAAGGTGTAGAAGTTACAACAGGTCCACTTGGCCAAGGTTTTGCTATGTCTGTGGGAATGGCAATGGCTGAAAATCATTTAGCAGGTAAATTCAATAAACCTGATGCAAACGTAGTAGATCATTACACTTATGTATTGGCTTCTGATGGTGACTTAATGGAAGGTATCTCTCATGAAGCAGCTTCATTAGCAGGCCACTTGCAATTAGATAAATTAATTGCACTTTATGATTCAAACGATATCTCATTAGACGGCGACTTAGATAAAGCCTTCTCTGAAAACATCAAACAACGTTTTGAAGCATATGGTTGGAATCACATTTTAGTTAAAGATGGTAATGATTTAGAAGAAATCAATAACGCTATCGAAGAAGCTAAAAAACAAAAAGGACCTACAATGATTGAAGTGAAAACTGTTATTGGTTATGGTTCACCGAACAAATCAGGTACACATGGTGTGCATGGTGCACCACTAGGTGAAGATGAACGTAAATTAACAATTGAAAACTATCATTTAGATCCTGAAAAACGTTTCTACGTTCCAGATGAAGTCTACGATATTTTCAATAACACAATGTTAAAACGTGCTGATGAAAATGAAGCAGCATGGAAAAAATTAGTAGATAAATATTCAGAAGAATATCCTGAACTTGCTGATGAATTCAAAAAAGCAATCAATGGAGAATTACCAAAAGATTATAAAGAATATTTACCAGAATTCGAAGTTGGAAGCGAAAGCGCAACAAGAGCTGATTCAGGTGAAGTAATTCAAGCATTAAGTGAACATGTTCCTTCATTCTTTGGTGGTTCTGCTGATTTAGCTGGTTCTAACAAATCAAATGTAAAAGAAGCAGTAGACTATGATCGCAATACACCTGAAGGTAAAAACATCTGGTTTGGTGTACGCGAATTTGCAATGGGTGCTGCTGTAAACGGTATGGCTGCACATGGCGGATTAAACCCATACGGTGCAACATTCTTCGTATTCAGCGACTATTTAAAACCAGCATTAAGATTGTCAGCAATCATGGGATTAAATTCAACATTCATCTTCACACATGATTCAATCGCTGTAGGTGAAGATGGTCCAACTCACGAACCAATCGAACAATTAGCTGCATTACGTTCATTACCTAATATGAATGTTATTCGTCCAGCCGATGGTAACGAAACACGTGTAGCTTGGGAAGTTGCATTAGAAACTGAAAACACACCAACTTCATTAGTTTTAACACGTCAAAACTTGCCTGTTTTAGATGTACCGAAAGAAACAGTTGAAGAAGGCGTTCGTAAAGGTGCATATGTTGTTTATGAATCAGATGCTGAACCAGAATATTTATTACTTGCTACAGGTTCTGAAGTGAGCTTGGCAGTTGAAGCAGCAAAATCATTTGCTGAAAGCGGTAAAGGTATTCGTGTAGTATCAATGCCTAACTGGCACGCATTCGAACAACAATCAAAAGAATACAAAGATGAAATCCTTCCACCTTCAATTACAAAACGTTTAGCTGTAGAAATGGGTGCAACACTTGGTTGGCATAAATATGTCGGCTTAGAAGGCGAAGTATTAGGAATCGATAGATTCGGTGCAAGTGCTCCAGGCGGCTTAGTTGTTGAAAAATATGGTTTCACAAAAGAAAATGTGCTTAAGTTATTGAACAATCTATAA
- a CDS encoding YneF family protein has product MATWLAILLIVAALIIGLVGGFFLARKYMMDYLKKNPPINEEMLRMMMMQMGQKPSQKKINQMMTMMNKNMDQKMK; this is encoded by the coding sequence ATGGCAACTTGGTTAGCAATTCTTTTAATTGTTGCTGCACTTATCATCGGTTTAGTTGGTGGTTTCTTCCTAGCAAGAAAATATATGATGGATTATCTTAAAAAGAACCCGCCAATCAATGAAGAAATGTTAAGAATGATGATGATGCAAATGGGTCAAAAACCATCTCAAAAGAAAATCAATCAGATGATGACGATGATGAACAAAAATATGGATCAAAAAATGAAATAA
- a CDS encoding DUF896 domain-containing protein, which produces MSEEHKRTINRINELSKKKKEEGLTKEEAKERAELHQKYLDTFREGFKQQIENTKVLDPEGNDVTPDKLKKIQRDQNKRS; this is translated from the coding sequence ATGTCTGAAGAACATAAAAGAACAATTAATAGAATTAATGAACTTTCTAAGAAGAAAAAAGAAGAAGGTTTAACGAAAGAAGAAGCTAAAGAAAGAGCGGAATTACATCAAAAATATCTTGATACTTTCCGCGAAGGATTTAAGCAACAAATCGAAAATACGAAAGTATTAGACCCTGAAGGTAACGACGTAACTCCGGATAAATTGAAAAAGATACAACGTGATCAAAATAAAAGAAGCTAA
- a CDS encoding CAP domain-containing protein has protein sequence MSKIRKWFGLVTVFLLIALCMPVKETPWMEHIQEQARGKIQALAAKESVNDEALKVPDKQDFAIRNIQMNMDKTQVEKQLGQPQRVTANEYGLKWYTYHNQYHSFIMISYIDNKVNAMYTNQNVISSKSKIKYGTPQDTVRTRMGKPLDSITKGNYRFELDNDEYDVFNKDNIYTTVFYDQHENNQVKGLLQVSKTMENRLAQQYGAPSSSLEKGFELQDFDLVNSERVQKDKSVLKYNQPLSDTARKHSKDMADNHFFDHNNLKGESPFDRMQKDGIEYQSAGENLAYGQQSSIFAHEGLMNSAGHRKNILQSNFKNLGVGVSFNEERQPFWTENYTG, from the coding sequence GTGTCCAAAATTAGAAAATGGTTTGGACTAGTCACGGTGTTTTTACTTATCGCATTATGCATGCCGGTAAAAGAAACACCGTGGATGGAACATATACAAGAACAAGCAAGAGGCAAAATCCAAGCTTTAGCAGCAAAAGAAAGCGTCAATGATGAAGCGTTGAAAGTTCCTGACAAACAAGATTTTGCGATTAGAAATATTCAGATGAATATGGATAAAACGCAAGTGGAAAAACAGTTAGGACAACCTCAAAGGGTAACTGCCAATGAATATGGTTTGAAATGGTATACCTATCATAATCAATATCATTCATTTATCATGATCAGTTATATTGATAACAAAGTAAATGCGATGTATACGAACCAAAATGTTATTTCGTCTAAATCTAAGATTAAATACGGAACACCACAAGATACTGTCCGAACACGCATGGGCAAACCGCTAGATTCAATTACTAAAGGGAATTATCGATTTGAGTTAGATAATGATGAGTATGATGTGTTTAATAAAGACAATATATATACGACTGTATTTTATGATCAACATGAAAATAATCAAGTGAAGGGACTCTTGCAAGTGAGTAAAACAATGGAGAACCGTCTAGCACAGCAATATGGAGCACCTTCATCTTCACTTGAAAAAGGTTTTGAATTACAAGATTTTGATTTAGTCAATTCAGAACGTGTTCAAAAAGATAAATCAGTATTAAAATACAATCAACCATTATCGGATACTGCACGTAAACATAGTAAGGATATGGCAGATAATCACTTCTTTGATCATAATAACCTTAAAGGTGAATCACCTTTTGATAGAATGCAAAAAGATGGCATCGAATATCAATCAGCAGGTGAAAATTTAGCTTATGGCCAACAAAGCAGTATTTTCGCACATGAAGGTTTGATGAATTCAGCGGGCCATCGAAAAAATATCTTGCAATCTAACTTTAAGAATTTAGGCGTGGGTGTAAGTTTCAACGAAGAGAGACAACCGTTCTGGACAGAAAACTATACAGGTTAA
- the mscL gene encoding large conductance mechanosensitive channel protein MscL, with the protein MFKEFKEFAFKGNVLDLAVAVVMGAAFNKIITSLVTYIIMPLIGVIFGTVDFAKNWSFMGIKYGLFVQAVIDFLIVAFALFLFVKLANTLMRKEEAEEEPEENIVLLTEIRDLLQQQNGTVTSETTDIITETEDVDNKKF; encoded by the coding sequence ATGTTTAAAGAGTTCAAAGAGTTTGCCTTTAAGGGGAATGTATTAGACTTAGCAGTCGCTGTAGTAATGGGTGCTGCTTTCAACAAAATCATCACTTCGTTAGTAACGTACATCATCATGCCGTTAATCGGTGTTATCTTCGGTACTGTAGATTTTGCGAAAAACTGGTCATTCATGGGAATTAAGTACGGTTTATTTGTTCAAGCTGTCATCGATTTCTTAATCGTTGCTTTCGCCCTATTCCTTTTCGTTAAATTAGCAAATACTTTAATGAGAAAAGAAGAAGCGGAAGAAGAACCAGAAGAAAACATTGTTTTACTTACTGAAATCAGAGACTTATTACAACAACAAAATGGTACTGTTACAAGCGAAACAACTGACATCATCACCGAAACTGAAGATGTTGACAATAAGAAATTTTAG
- the lexA gene encoding transcriptional repressor LexA, which translates to MTELTKRQSEIYEYIKTVVHTKGYPPSVREIGEAVGLASSSTVHGHLSRLESKGYIRRDPTKPRAIEIVSDQLEENAEMEGTIHVPVIGKVTAGVPITAVENIEEYFPLPEHLTSTHNSDIFILNVVGDSMIEAGILDGDKVIVRSQTIAENGDIIVAMTEDDEATVKRFYKEKHRYRLQPENSTMDPIYLEHVTVLGKVVGLFREL; encoded by the coding sequence ATGACAGAATTAACGAAACGTCAAAGCGAAATTTATGAATATATAAAAACAGTTGTCCATACAAAAGGTTATCCGCCAAGTGTAAGAGAAATTGGAGAAGCTGTCGGATTAGCGTCTAGTTCAACTGTACATGGACATTTATCCAGACTTGAAAGTAAAGGTTACATCAGACGTGATCCTACAAAACCAAGAGCAATTGAAATTGTAAGTGACCAACTTGAAGAAAATGCTGAAATGGAAGGTACTATCCATGTTCCTGTAATCGGTAAAGTTACTGCCGGTGTTCCTATTACTGCTGTTGAAAATATTGAAGAATATTTCCCGCTTCCCGAACACTTAACTTCTACTCATAATAGCGACATTTTCATCTTAAACGTAGTTGGAGACAGTATGATTGAAGCTGGTATTCTCGATGGCGACAAAGTCATTGTCCGCAGCCAAACAATTGCTGAAAACGGCGATATTATCGTAGCAATGACTGAAGATGATGAAGCTACTGTAAAACGTTTCTACAAAGAGAAACATCGTTATCGTTTGCAGCCAGAAAACAGCACGATGGATCCTATTTATTTAGAACACGTTACCGTTTTAGGTAAAGTTGTAGGTTTATTCAGAGAACTATAA